In the Oncorhynchus keta strain PuntledgeMale-10-30-2019 chromosome 32, Oket_V2, whole genome shotgun sequence genome, tacagactgatccagtttaatttcctccatcagctctatatcaccccatctagactgcacaggttcaacccagatatctcctccctatgttttagatgaaggaacattcctccattccacttggcagtgttcaaaactacacggtttctggcagggggtatgcaatgccatatcctcaattcacggggttgcattccctttagacccggaggtctgtctactgggtaactttactaacaccaatcttaggcaaagccatactataaagctaacagaaatattgctagcgattgccaagatatgtattgccttgaaatggaaattggattcctccctgccagttgcaatgtggctttcggaagttattagttgtatccctttggagaaaatcacttactacttgaggaataagttaaatcaaatcaaatcaaatttatttatatagcccttcgtacatcagctgatatctcaaagtgctgtacagaaacccagcctaaaaccccaaacagcaaacaatgcaggtgtaaaagcacggttaaagacattttacaaaatttggcaaccttttgactatatggagaatctccccccacatctcattgattgaatctatatataatcctcacataatgtttcacacgtaatgtatattatgtagcctacggcaggtgatccaatgtctcgttatttttttttaaatattttattttttattattgtatgtttgtttatataactataattatatatatatttttttatgttcgtctgttactgtcactttgtcctatcgttgtctaatatcttttcacttttgttttgaatgttcttaattggaaaatgcaaaaataaaaagcaaaaaataaataaaaaaacacataCCATTCCACCAATTCCGCTCCAGTCCTTGccacaagcccatcctccccaattaagatgcccCCAACCTCCTGTGTTCCAAGTATGTCTAATTGTTTTCTTAAAGAGGGCTGAACTTCCTGATCGAGTCCTGGTTTCAATTCTCCTCATTAGGAAATTAAACTTAACAAGTTTTGGGTCTCGGCGCTCTTTGATGTGGGTGTCTGTTGTGTTTTCCGATGTGGGAAGCATTTGTACTTACACTCTGCCAAAACAATACACACCCTTTGAGATAACTTGAAACAGTCGAACAAGGTTGTGTCTGGAAGAAGCCTAAATTATCTAGCACGCTATCCAACTTCTTTGCCGGCTGGTGTGCGACAGTGTCAAAATTGTTTTGACTTTGGATAGCCTATCTCTGGGGATAGTTAGCGACTGTCAATAAATTACACATTGTAAATGGGACAATATTTTCATGTTACACATCTTTTATAGGCGTCTCATGAAATGCTTACATTTCATTAATGTATAGTTGCTTTGAGACATAGGCCATTTTCTACCAGAGAATAgaatatatgtttttttattgCCTTCAGTTGCTCTTTAAGTAACACTACTTCTCAAAATTATAATTTCATCAATAGGCATGAAATATAAAATGAACCATTTCTCTGTCTGAAGTTTAAAATCTGAATGCACTGGCAAATattattttaaaatattttttaaattattgttTTTAAATTGTCAGTGCATTCAGATGATTATATTACCTTAATGTACAGCAGGTGATTCACAAAACTCTAAAATCACATAGAACATATTCAGAGAATATTCTCTGTGTGCATTAATGCATGTTGAAGAggtaaatacttattttctgcaCTAGTGCTCTTCAACAAAAACAGATCAAGTCTATGTAGTGATGATGTCTTGTGAAAAATGTATTGCATTTTCATGTATGTATTGCAAAATATGTATAGCAATGTATTGTTGGAAATAGACTCAAAACAATTCATGAGCAGCTTTCCTAGATCACATATCTATCCCCTTTTATGACTACTATCACATTATATCTACCGTTTTTGTAAGAAGATGAATATTGCAATGTCCGATAAAGCCCCAAACATTTATATTGAATCTTCAATATATTATCTCTTATTTAGGGCTGGGAAGGGTCTCATGTGAATCAGAAGATCATGGGATGGATAAGTGACCCATTTCAGTGTGGAACATGCCTTGTCATCATTTTGCCTGAGGAGCTACAGGCTAGCCACAAGTAATGACAGGTAGGAGGACATAACCATTTTTGAAGAACACGTATAGGAGGTCGTAGTTCAGGGTTTAAGAGTTCAGGGGTCAAGAGTTTGTTTGCATATGTGTAATGATAATACTGCTTATGATGAAGCAAACATAGTGAGAATATAAATCTGAGAAAGtcctctcactcctccatccatcccaggTTATGATGTGTGATGCATCGGTTTAGCCCAGACAAGGTTCCACCAGACCAGCCCAGATCAGGAGTCCTTGGGGCCTGTGAAGGGAAAGGTGTCCACCCATCTCTGTGTGCGGGCCTTGCACTGGTCCCAGTCATAGAGGGGGCGGTACTGGAAGTGGCGCTGGGCCTTGTTTGAACCCACTGTGAAGGAGGTGCTGGCCACAGCGAGTGTGTAGCGGTTGAGTAATGGTGTGTAGCTGCACACAGGCTTCAGCACCCAGCGGAGCAGGTCATTCAGGCACGCCACCAACCACAGCACCAATAGCGGCACATGGACCTGGCGGAAGTTGAACCCAGACAGGAACTGCATGTTGAAATCCTCATAACTCTTGTAGGGTGAGTCGTCATAGCAGAAGTAAACTTCCCCTCCAAGCCTTTGGGGGTGCTCTCTCAGGGAGCGAGCAGCCAGCAGATGCATCCAAGCCACGTTACCTGAAAAAGAAGAAAACTATGCTGAGAACGTGTATACCACTAACCTAATCCACTAGGGCTGTTGAACAAGTTAAGTAGCCACCTTGGTACATAACCAAGAGCCCAGTAGAAAATCAGCTAAAAGATCTTGTAGGTGTGGCTAGGTATCAGCACGCGTTTCAGGACTCACCTGCATAGACACGACCATGTTCCGTGTCCTTTGGGACGCCTCGAATGATCCAGCCCCCTGTCCTCACACCCATCTGATAGAAGTCCCTCATCAGCTGGTGCTGCTCACCATAGATCCCTGTGGGACGGAGGGAGCATGTGTACAAGCAGGCCCCTTCATTCACCtggccagagagaggagaggaaggatgtgGTAACAGAGCATTAGAAACTGATGGGAGTGGACGGGAAATGAACAGTTTGGAAACCCAGAATCCCAAATATGCAGTTTTAACTCAACATGTTAACAGAAGGGTGGAGTAGACTAACGCACAAGGCCACAAGGGAACACTTCAACAGCTTTTTGGCAGAGTAACAGTCGAAAATAATTCTACCATAACTCAGAAATATTAATTTTTTGCGCAGAGTAACAGCACAAATATGGCCATTGGGCGAAAAAAATCTTACTTGCATCATAAGCTCCAAACCATTTTTTGTAATGGATTACTATAGTATATTTgtgttctgtaccttttggagcAGTTCAGTCAAAGAGAGAGAATAAGTATCTGATTATGGTCCATGAAGGGATTCCCTATCTGAATCAGGCTATTAATGAGGGTACATTTAAAGGCAACTATCCCCTGGATCTTTCAAATGTCCATCAAATAGAAGTGTGTGagttggtctgtgtgtgttattACCACGTCTTTGTATGAGATGCGATGTGTTAATAAAAGTACCTTATTGCCATTGGCCTCCAACACCAGTTTCTCTGCCTTGGCCTTGCTCCTGGGGTAGGGCATATCATGATAAACATTGTAGATGGTGTCTTCATCACCTCTGtgcatgaaagagagagagcgagatgggggggggggtgttattATTTGATGACCTTTGAACAGAATATCACATTCACATGTGGAATGATTCAATATAATAGTCAGATGGATATTGGCAGTTTTCATGATGTTGTTTCTCCTTGCTGGCTGTGCAGGACTCATCCTGTTGTTTCTGTGAATATTTTAGGAAAGCCAGTCATGCATGCAAAGGCTGATAGACATTTTTACAGATACCGTGACTGCTTTAGCTGATGTGAAAGGAAGAGAATGCCAAACACATCCCAGATAAGGGAAATCTCTACCGTACGGGCCAGACaaaagacagatggaggagaggtagTGATTTAGTGGAAAGAGGAAAAAAATAACGAAAGCCTAAAGGAGAAACAGATATTTATCTACCTGATAAAGGGGTCTCCTTTCACATTGGGGCCGACCACCTCCATGCTGCTGGTGTAGACCAGATACTGAATACCATTCTCCACACAGGCATTGATCACATTCACAGTTCCTGttagagagacaaggagagaggaagagaaacatTCTCGAGGCCAATAACTAGAGGTTATCATTGATTTAATTGCAGAAAGAAAGGGCTAGGGTGTGATGCAGAAAGAAAGGGCTAGGGTGTGATGCAGAAAGAAAGGGCTAGGGTGTGATGCAGAAAGAAAGGGCTAGGGTGTGATGCGGTCAACAGTAAGTGCGTGCAGAACATCTGGACAGAGACGTTGGCTACACAAGCACCTGGACGAGCATGTTCTAGGAACTAACCCGGGATGATAAATATTTTCTCAGAGCTCAACACAAACATCCTAGAAGGATGTGAAACATCTGATatgggccagtaggaggcactctttcctctggtctaaaaaaatatatatcccaatgccccagggcagtgattggggcaGTGacaggacactgccctgtgtagggtgacgtctttcggatgggacgttaaaagggtgtcctgactctctgaggtcattaaagatcccatggcacttatcgtaagagtaggggtgttaacctcggtgtcctggctaaattcccaatctggccctcaaaccatcacggtcacctaataatccccagtttacaattggctcattcatccccctcctctcccctgtaactattcccctggTCATTGCtggaaatgagaatgtgttctcagtcaacttacctggtaaaataacagataaataactaaatatacagtaacacacacacacaacacagtagGCAACCCACCAGATGGGGAATAGATAGAATAACCACAAACTGGAAACAAAGTGTCAGTGTTCAATTGGGCTTATATAATACTTCAAAGGGCTTGCTATTTTAATTTGATGTTGTTAGTTTAATAGAAACCAGATGAATTGCAGTGGATCACAGAGAGCAGCTGATTCCCATCAATAAGTTGAGTTTGTAGGTAATTCAGTTGCATGAAAACCACCTGACAGGCTGGCACTAACCTTATCGTGAGATGTGAAACCTTTTGAGAGGAGTCTTTTACAGCCATTTCAATCTcatgacaagcacacacacaatctctatAAACAGACCttctcagagacacacacacacaatttctaTAAACAGGCCctctcagagacacacacacacaatttctaTAAACAGGCCctctcagagacacacacacacaatttctaTAAACAGGCCctctcagagacacacacacacaatttctaTAAACAGGCCctctcagagacacacacacacaatttctaTAAACAGGCCctctcagagacacacacacacaatttctaTAAACAGGCCctctcagagacacacacacacaatttctaTAAACAGGCCctctcagagacacacacacacaatttctaTAAACAGGCCctctcagagacacacacacacaatttctaTAAACAGGACTTCTCAGAGACTCACACACATTTACCCactacataaataaataaataatgaccTTATTTGTGTATGTCTATGTTTGCTGACTATAAAACCATTGTTGTAGTTGTCATCCTTCAACAGGCTCAAGGGGCAGTTTTATAGTTAAAATGTTCGGAGGGAAACACCAGGCACTATAGGAAGGGAGAGGCGACAGGCAAACAGGAAAAACGTGGGTTATACCATGAATCACAATAACTTTAGGGAATACTATTTCATGGGTTTTCATGAGTCTCCATAACAGTTCCTGTTGTGGTTTAATTTACAGTCAAGAGAAGCCAACCACCCCTCCTATGTTTGTCTCGAAGGCAACcatttctccctcttctcttttcctttccctCAACATATTTTCCATTCCCTTCTTCATAAATCCTCCTGTGTCTTAAGGCTTCCACACATCGCACCGAATGTGGATCTAGTGTTCGTCTGCCCACCGTTCAGCGCGCTGTGTTTTAAGGACCACCCGCTGTCGACGTCTGACTGATCACATTTTTATGCGATTCTACATGTACAAATTGGTGCATATTCTCAGCCAGTTAATGCTATTGCTGTGTCTGAGGCCTTACCTTGAACATTCACAGCCTGGATGACTGTCTCAGGGACTCTGTGCCAGACATCCACCAGGCTGGCTGTGTGGATGACCAGGTCTGCCCCCTTGGAAACCTCCCGGACACTGGAGTAATCTGTGATGTCCCCCTGTGTCACCACCACCTTTACCCGCtctgatgggggagagagggagaaaggtgtgtgtgtgtgtgtgggggttgtaAGATGTTAGATATAATGTATATAAAACTATAAAGAGATAGTTTTCACCTGAATGAAATATCTATAAACTGATCTACAATGCACAATAATACAATTATtaaactgtgaagcatgggggtggaaacatcatgcagtggggctgtttttctgcaaagggaccaggacgactgatccgtgtaaaggaaagaatgaatggggcaatgtatcgtgagattttgagtgaaaacctccttccatcagcaagggcattgaagattaaaggtagctgggtctttcagcatgacaatgatcccaaacacaccgccgggcaaggaaggagtggcttcgtaagaagcatttcaaggtcctggagtggcctagccagtctccagatctcaaccccgtagaaaatctttggagggagttgaaagtccgtgttgcccagcaacagcccccaatgacctgtcattgccaacaaagggtatataacaaagtattgagataaacctttgttattgaccaattacttattttccaccataatttgcaaataaattcattaaaaataatacaatgtgattttctggattttcccccctcattttgtctgtcatagttgaagtgatgatgaaaattacaggcctctctcgtctttttaagtgggagaacttgcaca is a window encoding:
- the hsd3b7 gene encoding 3 beta-hydroxysteroid dehydrogenase type 7 gives rise to the protein MSTKERGLVYLVTGGCGFLGQHLLQVLLEKEDAVTEIRLFDKHIDSSLNGHSTERVKVVVTQGDITDYSSVREVSKGADLVIHTASLVDVWHRVPETVIQAVNVQGTVNVINACVENGIQYLVYTSSMEVVGPNVKGDPFIRGDEDTIYNVYHDMPYPRSKAKAEKLVLEANGNKVNEGACLYTCSLRPTGIYGEQHQLMRDFYQMGVRTGGWIIRGVPKDTEHGRVYAGNVAWMHLLAARSLREHPQRLGGEVYFCYDDSPYKSYEDFNMQFLSGFNFRQVHVPLLVLWLVACLNDLLRWVLKPVCSYTPLLNRYTLAVASTSFTVGSNKAQRHFQYRPLYDWDQCKARTQRWVDTFPFTGPKDS